The following proteins are encoded in a genomic region of Streptomyces lunaelactis:
- a CDS encoding glycosyltransferase, whose product MPTRAGTEAPPGTSPTGESGPWRATTRRWVIRAVLLTALALWLLSLRNVDLDRMRDLGLLQVLPVLFWIAMALLTLGFCVALSNRRTGNGWFAAYVLALIAVIHATPSLLYPELRYSWAWKHVAVIDAMLRHGGEVPHAEEFSIYNQWPGFFQLNALFLRATGLGSPLGYAEWTQPLVNVLLLGPLLLMYRAVARDRRLIWGAVWIYYSCSWVGQDYFAPQAFAFLLFVTVIALVLRQLPSSALPRPGRQRRGSWPPGLLLLVLVIVAAIVSSHPLTPLMLLSALVVLSLPRRNRRVVLPVLAGAVVLTAAWDATVARPYISADLSSLVNDLLQPDANVVSGLARLGPAAPGQVIVSWVDRGLSGAAFLLAAIAFARRPWTRRTGLPLLVVSPMLLLAANAYGGEMIFRAYLFALPAAAFLIAALLLREGTRPRRRMLAVYPVLLAMLGGLVFGYYGKEAMNHFTSQEAAAVRYLIDTAPPGSRIVSLSSSMPGVDEDYDLHERAPVDDQDLADKRLLVRNPLSGVQALVDVATASEPAYVILSRAQAAESYLNGTLPADTVSRLQSALAKAPNFTLVYRNRDAAVYRYDAPAEGTH is encoded by the coding sequence ATGCCGACTCGTGCAGGCACCGAGGCGCCGCCAGGCACGTCCCCGACGGGCGAATCCGGGCCATGGCGAGCCACCACCCGCCGCTGGGTGATCAGGGCCGTGCTGCTGACCGCGCTCGCGCTGTGGCTGCTGTCTCTGCGCAATGTCGACCTCGACCGGATGCGGGATCTCGGTCTGCTCCAGGTGCTGCCGGTGCTCTTCTGGATCGCGATGGCCCTGCTCACCTTGGGCTTCTGCGTCGCCCTGAGTAACCGGCGCACCGGCAACGGTTGGTTCGCGGCCTACGTCCTGGCCCTGATCGCGGTCATCCACGCCACCCCTTCGCTGCTGTACCCGGAACTGCGCTACTCATGGGCGTGGAAGCATGTGGCGGTCATCGACGCGATGCTGCGGCACGGCGGCGAGGTGCCGCACGCCGAAGAATTCTCCATCTACAACCAGTGGCCGGGTTTCTTCCAGCTCAACGCGCTGTTCCTACGGGCCACCGGTCTTGGGTCCCCCCTCGGCTACGCCGAGTGGACGCAGCCGTTGGTCAACGTTCTGCTGCTCGGCCCGCTGCTGTTGATGTACCGCGCGGTCGCACGTGACCGGAGGCTGATCTGGGGGGCCGTCTGGATCTACTACTCCTGTTCCTGGGTGGGGCAGGACTACTTCGCGCCGCAGGCCTTCGCCTTTCTGCTGTTCGTGACCGTGATCGCCTTGGTCCTGCGGCAGCTGCCGTCCTCCGCGCTCCCGCGGCCCGGCCGTCAGCGACGAGGATCCTGGCCGCCGGGACTGCTGCTCCTGGTGTTGGTGATCGTGGCCGCGATCGTGTCCTCGCATCCACTCACCCCGCTGATGCTGCTCAGTGCGCTGGTGGTGCTGTCGCTGCCGCGACGCAACCGGCGGGTGGTGCTGCCGGTGCTGGCCGGGGCGGTCGTGCTCACCGCCGCCTGGGACGCCACCGTGGCACGGCCGTATATCTCGGCCGACCTCAGCAGTCTCGTGAATGATCTTCTCCAGCCTGACGCGAACGTCGTCTCCGGGTTGGCCAGGCTGGGGCCTGCTGCTCCGGGACAGGTCATCGTGTCCTGGGTCGACCGGGGCCTGTCCGGGGCCGCCTTCCTGCTGGCTGCGATCGCTTTCGCGCGCCGCCCCTGGACACGCCGTACCGGACTCCCGTTGCTCGTGGTCTCCCCCATGCTTCTCCTGGCCGCGAACGCCTACGGCGGAGAGATGATCTTCCGGGCCTACCTGTTCGCACTGCCCGCCGCAGCCTTCCTGATCGCGGCCCTGCTCCTGCGGGAGGGCACGCGGCCGCGTCGGCGGATGCTCGCCGTCTACCCCGTTCTGCTGGCCATGCTCGGCGGCCTGGTCTTCGGCTACTACGGCAAGGAGGCGATGAACCACTTCACTTCCCAGGAGGCCGCTGCCGTCCGCTATCTGATCGACACCGCTCCACCGGGTTCACGGATCGTCTCCCTCAGCTCGTCCATGCCCGGCGTGGACGAGGACTACGACCTGCATGAACGTGCGCCCGTGGACGACCAGGACCTCGCTGACAAGCGGCTACTGGTGAGGAACCCGCTGTCGGGTGTGCAGGCGCTCGTCGACGTGGCCACCGCCAGTGAGCCGGCCTACGTCATCCTCAGCCGTGCACAGGCCGCCGAAAGCTACCTCAACGGAACGCTTCCCGCCGACACCGTGTCGCGGCTGCAGTCGGCGCTCGCCAAAGCACCGAACTTCACGCTCGTCTACCGCAACCGCGACGCAGCGGTCTACCGGTACGACGCTCCAGCGGAGGGGACACACTGA
- a CDS encoding NAD(P)-binding domain-containing protein — translation MPPNFSATTRYRAAKEATGIRRDRDPVVVIGAGPYGLAIAARLSAAGVPFRIFGEPMQGWQTHMPEGMFLKSVPAASSISAPEPGYGFADFRAAQGNGPVGDLYPIPVEEFIRYGRWFQERRVPEVERSMVRGVQAVDGGFGITLDSGEEFPAGAVVISTGLVPFAHEPPELRGLAAAGLTSHPCEHRNMTGFAGKQVAVLGAGQSALESAALLYEAGARPTVVARAPAVVFGDPPQADRYGARSRSTRLYKPGSVLGPGWSLLAVSRGAAAYRHLPTSVRMRLLHDVLGPSGAWWLRERVDGRFPVLCGRSVRSSVPEEGTVRLELADTGGGTELLRADHLLAATGYRVDVDRLGLLEPTLRQAVRTFGGAPRLSAGFESSVPGLYFTGLAAAPSFGPVLRFVCGTGFAARQVADSVAARNR, via the coding sequence ATGCCCCCGAATTTCAGCGCGACCACCCGGTACCGGGCGGCCAAGGAAGCGACCGGGATCCGCCGTGACCGGGATCCGGTCGTCGTCATCGGAGCTGGACCGTACGGGCTCGCCATCGCTGCCCGGCTGAGCGCCGCGGGTGTTCCCTTCAGAATTTTCGGCGAGCCGATGCAGGGCTGGCAGACCCATATGCCCGAAGGGATGTTTCTGAAGTCCGTCCCGGCGGCGTCGTCGATTTCCGCCCCGGAGCCCGGGTACGGGTTCGCGGATTTCCGCGCGGCTCAGGGCAACGGGCCGGTTGGCGATCTCTACCCGATCCCGGTCGAGGAATTCATCCGCTACGGGCGATGGTTCCAGGAACGCCGCGTGCCCGAAGTGGAGCGGTCGATGGTGCGCGGTGTGCAGGCCGTCGACGGCGGGTTCGGCATCACTCTCGACTCCGGCGAGGAGTTCCCCGCCGGAGCTGTGGTGATCTCCACGGGGCTGGTCCCGTTCGCCCATGAGCCACCGGAGCTGCGCGGCCTCGCCGCCGCGGGGCTGACCTCCCACCCGTGCGAGCACCGGAACATGACCGGCTTCGCAGGGAAGCAAGTGGCCGTCCTGGGTGCGGGACAGTCGGCGCTGGAGAGCGCAGCACTGCTGTACGAGGCGGGTGCCCGCCCCACCGTGGTGGCCCGTGCCCCTGCCGTCGTTTTCGGTGATCCTCCGCAGGCGGACCGGTACGGCGCCCGTTCCCGTTCCACCCGGCTGTACAAGCCTGGCTCCGTGCTGGGCCCCGGCTGGTCGCTCCTGGCTGTGAGCCGAGGCGCGGCCGCCTACCGCCATTTGCCGACATCCGTGCGGATGCGCCTGCTGCACGACGTGCTGGGCCCGTCCGGTGCCTGGTGGCTGCGGGAGCGCGTGGACGGCCGCTTCCCGGTGCTGTGCGGGCGCTCGGTGCGCTCCTCCGTGCCGGAGGAGGGGACGGTGCGCCTCGAGTTGGCGGACACCGGCGGCGGAACCGAGCTGCTGCGCGCCGACCATCTCCTGGCGGCCACGGGCTACCGGGTGGACGTGGACCGGCTCGGGCTCCTGGAGCCCACACTTCGTCAGGCGGTGCGGACCTTCGGCGGTGCACCGCGGCTGTCCGCCGGCTTCGAGTCTTCGGTGCCCGGCCTCTATTTCACCGGGCTGGCCGCGGCACCCAGCTTCGGGCCGGTCCTGCGATTCGTCTGCGGTACAGGTTTCGCCGCCCGGCAGGTCGCCGACTCGGTCGCGGCCAGGAACCGGTGA
- a CDS encoding glycoside hydrolase family 16 protein, whose amino-acid sequence MTAGPAARVWQAVAACLLMLATACGSGTMAPSPPAAGTWRLVFYDDFDGSKLDTDRWVTCYDWNEDGCTNNGNDEVQWYLPGQVSVGGGHLTLSAERRTTKGSDGKAYPWTSGMITTGRDHWDGRPRRTFTYGYFEAAIRIPPEAGMFPAFWMMPASRYTPPELDIMESFETTQQAEMSVHWRDREGAEQREGGAYGPVDFPAGYHVFGLLWEPDGLTWYVDDVKRFRVTDPARIPNVPMEVLINLAVGVPDPPPPSVDSARMRVDWVRVWQH is encoded by the coding sequence GTGACAGCGGGGCCGGCCGCGCGGGTCTGGCAGGCGGTGGCTGCGTGCCTGCTCATGCTGGCGACGGCCTGCGGCAGCGGCACCATGGCCCCGAGCCCGCCTGCTGCGGGCACGTGGCGGCTGGTCTTCTACGACGACTTCGACGGCTCGAAACTCGATACCGATCGCTGGGTCACCTGCTACGACTGGAACGAGGACGGGTGCACCAACAACGGGAACGACGAGGTGCAGTGGTACCTCCCTGGCCAGGTGTCGGTGGGCGGAGGCCACCTCACCCTCAGCGCCGAGCGCCGTACCACCAAGGGGAGCGACGGCAAGGCCTACCCGTGGACCTCCGGCATGATCACAACCGGGCGTGACCACTGGGACGGCCGTCCCCGGCGGACCTTCACTTATGGCTACTTCGAGGCGGCGATCCGCATTCCCCCTGAGGCCGGCATGTTCCCGGCCTTCTGGATGATGCCCGCGTCCCGGTACACACCTCCCGAGCTGGACATCATGGAGTCCTTCGAAACCACGCAGCAAGCCGAGATGTCTGTGCACTGGCGGGACCGCGAGGGTGCCGAACAGCGGGAGGGAGGAGCGTACGGACCGGTCGATTTCCCCGCCGGGTACCACGTGTTCGGGCTCCTCTGGGAGCCCGACGGGCTGACCTGGTACGTGGACGACGTCAAGCGGTTCCGGGTGACCGACCCGGCCCGGATCCCGAACGTCCCCATGGAAGTGCTGATCAATCTGGCTGTGGGTGTTCCCGATCCTCCGCCCCCCTCGGTCGACTCCGCGCGGATGCGGGTGGACTGGGTACGCGTCTGGCAGCACTGA
- a CDS encoding polysaccharide deacetylase family protein, with translation MNAVPVFLYHSVTLDPPSWIAPLTVSPRTLADHLDRIVGSGLDVIPLRRLVAALHGGPPIPARSAVLTFDDGYADFYSTVAPLLADRGLPATLYITTGAMHAPGRPPGGSLFPPAPMLSWGQVEELDELGFEIGGHTRTHPQLDTLSGRPLRDEVAGCKDQLEDALGHPVSAFAYPHGYSSLAVCRMVREAGWTSAAAVSNAFSSPGDDPLRIARLMVHTDTGPELFRLWTEGAGAPVAPFPERVRTRGWRSYRRLRARLHRPYQALPAA, from the coding sequence ATGAACGCCGTGCCCGTCTTCCTCTACCACTCGGTCACCCTCGACCCGCCGTCGTGGATCGCGCCGCTCACCGTGAGCCCTCGCACCCTTGCCGATCATCTCGACCGCATCGTGGGCAGCGGCCTCGATGTGATCCCGCTGCGGCGACTCGTGGCGGCCCTGCACGGCGGCCCTCCGATTCCGGCCCGGTCCGCCGTGCTGACCTTCGACGACGGATACGCCGATTTCTACTCGACGGTGGCTCCGCTGCTCGCCGATCGGGGACTTCCCGCCACCCTGTACATCACCACGGGCGCGATGCACGCACCGGGCCGGCCGCCCGGCGGCAGTCTCTTCCCGCCCGCGCCAATGCTCAGCTGGGGCCAGGTCGAGGAGCTGGATGAGCTCGGCTTCGAGATAGGCGGTCACACCAGGACGCATCCGCAGCTCGACACGCTGTCCGGGCGCCCGCTGAGGGATGAGGTGGCCGGCTGCAAAGACCAACTCGAGGACGCCCTCGGTCACCCGGTCTCCGCGTTCGCCTATCCCCACGGTTACTCGAGCCTCGCCGTCTGCCGCATGGTGCGGGAGGCGGGCTGGACATCGGCCGCCGCCGTCAGCAATGCCTTCAGTTCGCCCGGGGACGACCCACTGAGGATCGCCCGGCTGATGGTGCACACCGACACCGGCCCGGAACTCTTCAGGCTGTGGACCGAAGGAGCCGGCGCCCCGGTGGCCCCGTTTCCCGAGCGAGTGCGGACCAGGGGATGGCGCTCGTACCGCCGGCTCCGGGCACGGCTGCACCGGCCGTACCAAGCTCTTCCGGCAGCCTGA
- a CDS encoding glycosyltransferase family 2 protein, translating into MSTAPSLSVIICAYTLDRWEDIRAAVGSVCAQERAADEIVLVIDHCQELYEQATASLPGVRVVPNRERKGLSGARNTGVAAARGDVVAFLDDDAAADPDWTDRMLEHYTDPRVVGVGGLVRPWWVTHRPVWFPPEFDWVVGCSYRGLPERPAPVRNFIGANMSFRRSEVVLAGGFRTDLGRVGTRPLGCEETELCLRIAARLPDAVLLYEPAAAVRHRVPGTRSNWAYFRSRCYAEGLSKALVARHSGSRAALASERTYLRSTIPRAFARNLQPGRPGALRTLAALSTGVCATVAGYAVGRIHSLSSPSAPHRPPPPVGGSSTDEAPVPVGRSRP; encoded by the coding sequence ATGAGCACCGCACCGAGCCTGTCTGTCATCATCTGCGCCTACACCCTCGACCGGTGGGAGGACATCCGGGCCGCGGTCGGCTCGGTATGTGCCCAGGAGCGCGCGGCGGACGAGATCGTGCTGGTGATCGACCACTGCCAGGAACTCTACGAGCAGGCCACCGCCTCGCTGCCCGGAGTCCGGGTGGTTCCCAACCGCGAGCGCAAGGGCCTCTCCGGCGCACGTAACACCGGGGTGGCCGCGGCCCGCGGCGACGTGGTGGCCTTCCTCGATGACGACGCTGCCGCCGATCCTGACTGGACCGACCGCATGCTGGAGCACTACACCGACCCCCGTGTCGTGGGTGTCGGGGGGCTCGTCCGGCCGTGGTGGGTCACGCACCGGCCGGTGTGGTTCCCGCCGGAATTCGACTGGGTGGTCGGCTGCTCGTACCGCGGACTGCCCGAAAGGCCCGCGCCGGTGCGGAACTTCATCGGTGCCAACATGTCCTTCCGCAGGTCCGAGGTGGTCCTGGCCGGCGGCTTCCGCACCGACCTCGGACGGGTCGGAACCCGCCCCCTGGGATGCGAGGAGACAGAGCTGTGTCTGCGGATCGCGGCCCGGCTGCCCGACGCCGTACTACTCTACGAACCTGCCGCAGCGGTACGTCACCGGGTCCCCGGGACACGTTCCAACTGGGCCTACTTCAGGTCGCGTTGCTACGCGGAAGGGCTGTCCAAGGCGCTGGTCGCCCGGCACAGCGGCAGCAGGGCCGCCCTGGCCAGCGAGCGCACCTATCTGAGATCGACCATCCCCCGGGCCTTCGCCCGGAATCTGCAGCCGGGCCGTCCAGGCGCCCTGCGCACCCTCGCGGCGCTGTCCACGGGTGTCTGCGCCACCGTCGCCGGTTACGCCGTCGGCCGGATCCACTCGCTCTCGTCCCCCTCCGCTCCGCACCGCCCGCCGCCGCCCGTGGGTGGTTCGAGCACCGACGAGGCGCCCGTGCCCGTCGGCAGGAGCCGTCCATGA
- a CDS encoding glycosyltransferase translates to MSATGRLFPAPRSNASVPVAPPYSPVRVVDIDLAEPGEFHPPGSREQIRPEGRVLALVRLHGHPLGMVSGTGTSPAELWRSLANARELTTAVAAHLAADRPSTSSRVSSRPWHETAVLPCQAAGLRVLDEAPYISVIVATHDRPQLLRQCLDSLLLMEYPWFEVIVVDNAPTDASAEHLVQEAYGRRVRYVREPVAGLARAHNRGLALARGRIAAFTDDDTLVDARWLTELAAAFSLDRRIGCVTGLIVPAELRTGAQAALERHGGFAKGYTPRTWSLQDPPADPLFPFTAGRFGSGTNMAFRMDMLRALGGFDPATGTGTPAHGGDDLLTFFRVLVGGRTLAYQPGAIVWHRHRRTEDALKAQAFGYGAGLGAYLTGALAREPQMLPALLRRLPGGIRYAAAKARGRTEPGDGWSRQLALLEIRGLLYGPLGYLRGRWLSRAAATAATETEK, encoded by the coding sequence GTGAGCGCCACCGGCCGACTCTTCCCCGCTCCCCGCTCGAACGCCTCCGTCCCCGTGGCCCCGCCCTATTCCCCGGTCAGGGTCGTCGACATCGATCTGGCCGAGCCGGGAGAGTTCCACCCGCCCGGCAGCCGCGAGCAGATCCGTCCCGAGGGCAGGGTTCTGGCCCTGGTGCGACTGCACGGCCACCCACTGGGGATGGTCTCCGGGACCGGCACCAGCCCCGCCGAGCTGTGGCGGTCCCTGGCCAATGCGCGGGAGCTCACCACCGCCGTCGCCGCGCACTTGGCAGCCGACCGGCCGAGCACTTCGTCCAGGGTTTCCTCCCGGCCGTGGCACGAAACGGCCGTCCTCCCCTGCCAGGCCGCCGGGCTGCGCGTCCTCGACGAGGCCCCCTACATCAGCGTCATCGTCGCCACCCACGACCGGCCCCAGCTGCTGCGACAGTGCCTGGACTCGCTCCTGCTGATGGAGTACCCGTGGTTCGAGGTGATCGTGGTGGACAACGCCCCGACGGACGCATCCGCCGAGCACCTGGTCCAGGAGGCCTACGGCCGACGGGTCCGCTACGTCCGGGAGCCCGTGGCCGGTCTGGCCCGCGCACACAACCGGGGACTGGCCCTGGCGCGCGGCAGGATCGCCGCGTTCACGGACGACGACACTCTCGTCGACGCCCGCTGGCTGACCGAGCTCGCCGCAGCCTTCTCCCTGGACCGCCGGATCGGCTGTGTCACCGGCCTCATCGTGCCCGCCGAACTCCGGACCGGAGCCCAGGCCGCGCTGGAGCGGCACGGTGGATTCGCCAAGGGGTACACCCCTCGCACCTGGTCACTGCAGGACCCGCCGGCCGACCCGCTGTTTCCGTTCACCGCCGGACGCTTCGGCTCCGGGACCAATATGGCCTTCCGTATGGACATGCTCCGCGCCCTCGGCGGCTTCGACCCGGCTACCGGCACCGGTACCCCGGCTCACGGCGGCGACGACCTGCTCACCTTCTTCCGGGTTCTGGTCGGCGGCCGCACCCTCGCCTATCAGCCGGGCGCGATCGTCTGGCATCGCCACCGCCGTACCGAGGACGCCCTGAAGGCACAGGCCTTCGGATACGGCGCCGGGCTCGGGGCCTATCTGACCGGAGCACTCGCCCGTGAGCCCCAGATGCTGCCCGCCCTGCTGCGCAGGCTCCCTGGAGGCATCCGGTATGCGGCGGCCAAGGCACGCGGCCGGACGGAACCGGGCGACGGATGGTCCAGGCAACTCGCCCTCCTGGAGATACGGGGCCTGCTGTATGGGCCGCTCGGCTATCTCCGCGGCCGCTGGCTCAGCCGCGCGGCCGCGACAGCGGCGACGGAAACTGAGAAGTAG
- a CDS encoding glycosyltransferase family 2 protein: MRRATDKPTHPMRRAEDKLPPPASVSLVVPALNEARNIPWVFEQIPDCVDEVILVDGNSIDATVPMATHCLPTVRSVRQNGPGKGNALRTGFLAATGDYVVMMDADGSMSPAEIPHFLHFLENGYDFVKGSRFVAGGGSLDITRFRQLGNHVLLAAVNRLYDASLTDLCYGFCAFRRSFLDQLDLHAAGFEIEAEMIVHALRSGLRIAEVPSLELPRRSGRSNLHAISDGRRVLRTLLSERPGAQSASAGRSSK; this comes from the coding sequence ATGCGCCGGGCCACCGACAAACCCACCCACCCGATGCGCCGCGCGGAGGACAAGCTCCCGCCCCCGGCGTCCGTGAGCCTGGTGGTTCCGGCCCTGAACGAGGCACGCAACATCCCCTGGGTCTTCGAGCAGATTCCGGACTGCGTCGACGAGGTCATCCTGGTCGACGGCAACTCCATCGACGCCACGGTGCCCATGGCGACCCACTGCCTCCCCACGGTCCGCAGCGTCCGGCAGAACGGCCCCGGCAAGGGAAACGCCCTGCGCACCGGGTTCCTCGCCGCGACCGGCGACTACGTGGTGATGATGGATGCCGACGGCAGCATGTCGCCCGCCGAGATCCCGCACTTCCTGCACTTCCTGGAGAACGGCTACGACTTCGTCAAGGGCTCGCGGTTCGTCGCGGGCGGCGGCTCCCTGGACATCACCCGCTTCCGGCAACTGGGCAACCACGTGCTGCTGGCCGCGGTCAATCGGCTCTACGACGCCTCGCTGACCGACCTGTGCTACGGGTTCTGCGCGTTCCGGCGCAGCTTCCTGGACCAACTGGACCTGCACGCCGCCGGCTTCGAGATCGAAGCCGAGATGATCGTGCACGCCCTGCGTTCCGGACTGCGGATCGCCGAGGTCCCGAGCCTCGAACTGCCCCGCCGCAGCGGCCGTTCCAATCTGCACGCCATCTCCGACGGCCGCCGGGTGCTGCGCACGCTCCTCTCCGAGCGACCCGGTGCACAGTCCGCGTCGGCCGGACGGAGCAGCAAGTGA
- a CDS encoding NAD-dependent epimerase/dehydratase family protein, whose product MPDPSTVLVDVNVGVTTSLLSVMQEHGVHQLVFSSSCSFYGEAGTTPLAENAPACPVNPSAASKWVCEQILAELCLLRPEFTVLTLRYFNPVGAHPSGLLGHAPRSGPANLMPRVARVAAGRHVRLSVIGGDYDTADGAVVRDCIHVMDLAEAHRSALGHLADRTGMRVFNLGGGSGTSVLELLQSARRAASPSRTRSWTAAPVMPANSSPTRARQRGNGAGSRPGALLRCAATHGASSSSTRPAAADIS is encoded by the coding sequence ATGCCCGATCCGTCAACCGTCCTGGTCGACGTGAATGTCGGCGTTACCACGTCCCTGCTGAGCGTCATGCAGGAGCATGGCGTGCACCAGCTGGTCTTCTCCTCGTCCTGCTCCTTCTACGGCGAGGCCGGCACGACGCCACTGGCCGAGAACGCCCCGGCCTGTCCGGTGAACCCCTCCGCGGCGTCGAAGTGGGTCTGCGAGCAGATCCTTGCCGAACTGTGCCTCCTGCGCCCGGAGTTCACCGTGCTGACACTGCGTTACTTCAACCCGGTGGGCGCGCATCCCAGCGGCCTGCTCGGCCATGCCCCTCGCAGCGGGCCCGCCAATCTGATGCCCCGAGTGGCCCGGGTCGCGGCCGGAAGACATGTGCGCCTCAGCGTCATCGGCGGCGATTACGACACCGCCGACGGCGCCGTGGTCCGCGACTGCATCCACGTCATGGACCTCGCGGAAGCCCACCGGAGCGCACTGGGCCATCTCGCCGACCGGACGGGGATGCGTGTGTTCAACCTCGGCGGCGGGTCGGGCACCTCGGTCCTCGAACTCCTGCAGTCGGCGAGGCGTGCGGCAAGTCCATCCCGTACGAGGTCGTGGACCGCCGCCCCGGTGATGCCGGCGAACTCGTCGCCGACGCGAGCACGGCAGCGCGGGAATGGGGCCGGCAGCCGACCAGGGGCCTTGCTGCGATGTGCCGCGACGCATGGCGCTTCCAGCAGTTCAACCCGTCCGGCTGCGGCTGACATCTCTTGA
- a CDS encoding TetR/AcrR family transcriptional regulator, whose product MVKKGKDAERGRKESGRRSGDRGHYGRLSRERVLAAALELVDREGLSALSMRRVGAELGVEAMALYRYAPSKDALLDGLVEALFIELQDYLDATDTDTDTHTAGTGAVEAEATAAGSSPEGPEWRTELHRIALATYRVALAHPQVVPLVATRMLAVPLAQRPLAVLLDHERVLTLFEEAGLDENKASLAFRAFNSWVLGYIFVELRAMVDNPEESDPAFRLGLHRMPVQELPRLRRTAPALAEHGGPEGLAAGLSALLDRFVQDVV is encoded by the coding sequence ATGGTGAAGAAGGGCAAGGACGCCGAGAGGGGGCGGAAGGAGAGCGGACGGCGGTCCGGGGATCGCGGCCACTACGGCCGGCTGAGCCGGGAACGCGTACTGGCCGCCGCTCTGGAGCTGGTCGACCGCGAAGGGCTCTCGGCGCTGAGCATGCGCAGGGTGGGAGCCGAGCTCGGCGTCGAGGCCATGGCCCTGTACCGGTACGCCCCCAGCAAGGACGCGCTCCTGGACGGCCTGGTCGAGGCCCTCTTCATCGAGTTGCAGGACTACCTGGACGCCACCGACACGGACACCGACACACACACGGCCGGTACGGGCGCCGTCGAAGCGGAGGCCACGGCCGCGGGCTCCTCCCCGGAGGGGCCGGAATGGCGCACCGAGCTGCACCGGATCGCTCTGGCGACATATCGGGTCGCCCTGGCCCACCCGCAGGTGGTGCCACTTGTGGCGACCCGCATGCTAGCGGTCCCGCTGGCCCAGCGCCCACTGGCGGTCCTCCTGGACCATGAGCGTGTACTGACCCTGTTCGAAGAGGCCGGCCTCGACGAGAACAAGGCATCTCTGGCCTTCCGGGCGTTCAACAGCTGGGTGCTCGGCTACATCTTCGTGGAACTACGAGCCATGGTGGACAACCCCGAAGAGTCCGACCCCGCGTTCCGGCTCGGACTGCACCGCATGCCGGTCCAGGAACTTCCCAGACTTCGCAGGACTGCCCCGGCTCTCGCCGAGCACGGCGGACCGGAGGGGCTGGCAGCCGGTCTCAGCGCGCTCCTCGATCGCTTCGTGCAGGACGTCGTCTGA
- a CDS encoding GNAT family N-acetyltransferase codes for MTTALRLEKVTVANFDAAIGLKVRPDQEHLVAPVVKSLAEAYVYPHIAWPRLILDGDRPVGFLMAFLDIDFAGDGKGTDIRSGLWRLTIAAGEQGRGYGRFAVESVAAAIRRRGGTRLTTTWHPGEVGPEGFYLGLGFRPTGEMSGDQKVGELELE; via the coding sequence ATGACGACTGCGCTTCGCCTGGAAAAGGTCACTGTCGCCAACTTCGACGCCGCGATCGGCCTGAAGGTCCGCCCCGACCAGGAGCACTTGGTCGCGCCGGTTGTGAAGTCCCTCGCCGAGGCGTACGTATACCCCCACATAGCGTGGCCCCGCCTCATCCTCGACGGAGACCGCCCCGTCGGCTTCCTCATGGCCTTCCTCGACATCGACTTCGCCGGCGACGGCAAGGGCACCGATATCCGCTCGGGCCTGTGGCGGCTCACTATCGCGGCCGGCGAACAGGGCCGCGGCTATGGCCGCTTCGCGGTCGAGTCCGTGGCCGCTGCTATCCGCCGCCGCGGCGGCACCCGGCTGACCACCACCTGGCACCCGGGGGAAGTCGGCCCCGAGGGTTTTTACCTGGGGCTCGGATTCCGGCCGACGGGGGAGATGAGCGGGGATCAGAAGGTGGGGGAGCTGGAGTTGGAGTAG